TGGAGCGGGGGGCGGGGAGATGCGAGGCCgctaataaaacaaaaatggaaaacatatAAATCAGTGTCCTTGGCACGTGTCGCTGTCGCTTTTgctgtcgctgttgctgctgctgtttctgttgctgttgctgtttctgtcgtcgtcgtcgaagTCATTGTGTTTCCCAGGTGTAGGCCCCGTGGGTCAACCCAAAAGGATCTTCGCCCCAGCATCGGTTCCTCGCATCCTTGGCATCCTTGGTATCCTCGCTATCCCCATCCGCATTACCACTTTTGGACTTGTGCGCTGTCACGTTGCGAATCTCACGAGGGCAAGCACACGCAGAGAAATGGGGGGTCCAAATCACGGCGTCGAGGGGAAGGCGACACACGGTGACACAGCACGCGTGCTgctacactgagagaaacagCCAAAGAAAGCCATTAGTACTGAGAGCCTAGCATATAGAGAGACGTGATAACAATGTTACTATGATTTATTAAGCTATTCAACTAGAAAACATATGAATGATCCTCCTATGGCTAAGCTTTCTTTCAGTGCATTCCAAgcgcacacatacactcagAGACACAGGGGTTTCCACGGAGGCGTTAAGCAAAATGGAGCTGTAAAGGGTTTGCCCCTTTGGAGATGTGCTGAATTCCAATAGGAGGCGATTTCAGCCAGTGATtgcattataaattaaaatacgtCAACGCAGCGAATCAACAGCTGCtatccttcgtcctgccaGGACATTCGGAAAACCCAGCAGATGCAAAGCCACGCAAGCAGTGAGCATAAGAAGCACTAGTTGTCACTGTTTTCCTTGGGAAAAAAGGTTGCTATTTAAATAATAGCGCAGCCATTAACGCCAGAAATCAGATAGTGCAGCATTTTACAAGTTTATAGTTTACAAAAGTTCAGGTGGCCGTAAAATAGCCAAAAGAGAACCGAGGAAAATGTGTAGAATTCGAGGACTTGTAATACCTGTGTGCGGCAACGAttggctttttaattaaacgctgGCCAACTGAGGCCATGTGCAATGGCAGAATGTCGAAATGACAAACAGAACCGAGGAGCTCACAAAGCGAGCCAATACAAATATTGTTTTCCCTGGGATTCGGCATTTTTACGATACAAGGATACAAGCGTACCCTTCAAGGATGCCAAGGATACGAAGGAAGAAAGGTTCAAAGTCGTAGCTACTGTTATTTGTCCGCTCATGCGGAGTATTTAATTGCATCCCAATGGAGCGCACTTGGGAAAGTGCAACGAGAATCGGTAAACAGCAGAGGAAATGGGAGGAAAAGCggtggaaaagctggaaaaagcTGGGAAAAAGCAGGGAAAGAGTACACGTGCAAGTGGGTTGAAGTGGGTAATCGAAATTTTGCCGAGTCCTTCTTTTCGAGCAGACAAAGTTGAAAAAGGGCGAAAAAGTGAAGGATGCTGGGGACAGGACTCTGCTTTCGCTCTCGAGGGGAACACAACTATTTGCCagagtaaacaaatatttacatatgtttgTTGAAATTTTATGCATCGCCGAGTCCTTGCATTTCCTTGACAGTTTCTTTGTGAACTTTCCGGTTTTGACAAATTAGTTGCTGGAGCAGTCAGCTTTTCACGTACTTTTCAGGTGCTGCACAAAAGGAGTCCTGATGTCATGATGTCCTGATGTCATGAATTGAATAATCCAATCATCTCTCAGATTTCCTCTCCGATTCAATTACTAAAGAAAACCACTTTGATCGCATCAAAAGCTTAACGAAACCCATTAGATTTCACTTATGCACCTAAGACCTTTGGCCCCACATCataatttaacttttcatCTGCTAAAACTAAACTTTGAATCTAAATTCACCATTCTGGGCGAAAATtgtgaaataaattgaaatgcaaggCAGGCACATAAATTATTTGCCAGTCAACAGCtgaggcaaataaataaaaatggaaatgcattttttggTCAGATCCTCAAGCTCGGGACATGTCTCGTTGGCAAGTACATAAAACTATCAGCAAATTTCGGtagaattaaaatatttatgcactgTACGTGTGCCACATGTTTATGTGTCCCTAGCTGCattctccattttccatttgccatttgcctcTGTCTTATTTTCCATTGCAGGCAATGCAGCAACatgatttgtttattgttttaataaacGTCAGCAATTTTCTTGGGCTTTTAAAGAAGCATTTCGAACGGGCTACATGTGCGTATGATTAATGTGGCATTGTCAACTGAATTCAAAAAACCCGCCTCGCTTTGCAGCGAGCAAAACTAAATGGAAAACGCAAAGGgcaatgggaaaatgggaaaatgggaaaatggtaaaatggaAACTTTCAATGCAACCAAATGCAATGCCACAATGATTTATGGCCCAACTTGAAAATGGACGATTGTTTCACCCCTTTCGGCAGTTCGGGCATCCCCAATGGAAATTGTGGAAAACTGTGGAAATTGGTGGGATTTTGGGGGCGGCGGGGGGGCGTGTCCCGCGGTGCTTATGACCATCGCCATTTATTTAAACGTACGCGAACATCGAATCGTGCTGCGATTTTCCCCGAttgcaaaaattgaattatacCCATTTGATGAGCTCAATAAAAACTGGCAGCTGCCTTTGCCAATGAAGGCCTCTCAAAAAGTTGCACGTTCTGTGGCAAAAGCAGTGTATGCTGTCATGAGTATCATGAGATTAAGgcttatgattattttttcaCTACTTGTTGCCCCGTTTAAAGAGCCACTGCCAGCTGTTGAATTGAAGTTTTAAATCCACTTTGGAAAATTTCCACCGCCGATTGACGCGATAGCTTTTAGCCAAGTTCATTGCATCAGAAggcaaagccaataaaaaagGCGAAACAGCGCCATTTAGCCGGAGGTAAGGCGATCTCCGTGCCACTGTAACTCGCTCAATTGAATAGACAAAGGGGGGTGCACTCAGTTGAGGCGTCGcccccccctttccccctttcaACACCCAGCTTTTGCTGCCCCTTCTTCACTCCCCCTGCGGAGGAGGTGGCATGGCGAACAGGCGCGCAGAAATCGCAGACAGGTGCTCGGTGCCCGGAATTCAGCCGAAAAGGATGGCGGCACAGTGACAGCGGATTGCAGGGGATCAGAGGGTGCCCCATCGAGGTTTactacactgcgagaaatggtGCAGGTGTGTGACTTaccatttaaacaaatattacaacTTGTATTATGATGGTTAAACATGAGTCTTCTTTGTTGAAAGATACTATTCCAAAGATGTCTGTGGGTTTacactttatttaaataaacatttaataaatctCTTCAGTGTAGCGGTGGCTTAAAGTAGCAGCCAGCTGAGGGGCAGAGTCCTGAAGTTTGGCGACGGCGGCCACCGTTAGTAATCCACTTTttcgtcctgctgctcctgctccttctgctcctcctcctgcttttTGCCTTCGTTTTGGGCCGCAAACATTTTAGCTTTTATGGCCGAAAGGCGCAAAATATGACTGCCAGCCAGACTTTGTCGTCGcacacatgcaaatgcaatttccaaAAATTTCGTCCGCCCAAAAACTCGTGCATGAGAATGTGGCTCGCAAAAACGAACCCCAAAAATTGTTCGTTGTTGTAGTTTTAAGTCGCTCGATGCCAATCCCCAATCCTggcccaaaaacaacaaattggcaggaaaaacttttcgctTTTGCCATAAACCGATTTGGTAGCAAATTCTATGTCGTTTAGATgaaaaatttccatttgactGGCGCTTCGCGGGGATCAAGGATTCAAGGAGCTCTCAACGAGCTTTGTTTTCCTCGATTTTTCAGTTACTGTTGCATTTTATCGCTAATTGACATTACCGAGGGTCAAAGGCGATTGGAATGGCAGCCGACTAATTGAATTCCAGGTGGGCGGtaagtggaaaagcggaacAGGTATTCATTAACCTTTGGCACTTTGTTAATGGGTTTGAAAAAGTGTAAGTGATAGTAAACGGATGTGAAGTTTATAACATTTGAAAGCGATTTAAATACTTAAGGATCACATTAATATACGCATGCTTCCaatgaaatgtgaaaacaAAAGTACATTAATTGGCAGCAGATCAGATTGTTTGGCTTCAAAAAGTGTAAAActtattagacttgtaaaaACTGCACTTGTGTTTTTTGCActctttttttgtgtggcCAAAACATGGGCAATTCGCATCAATGGGAATCGGAATTAAAGGCAGCATCCGTATGTGCAATCGAGTGCATCCGGCATCGGATGCCGTGTGGTTGATGGAAATGCAAGCCTGTTTgcccagataccagataccacataccataccatatacAATATATCAGATACCACCTCAATGGAGCCCGTATGCTCGAAATAAGAATGCgagtgtatttattttgcgtATGGCGCGCACTGTACCCTCCGCGCTTGACCAGCAgcaatgcataaataaacgaAACCAAATTtgcgaaattaattaaatcgaCAGCAAAGTAACGTGTGCGCTTTGCGTTCTACGCTTTGACTGTGGCCAGCTTACAACCCAAACAATTCGGCCGTCCAGCCACTgaacccaaccacccagccacccaaccacccaaccacacATTTTCCAACTGCGATGCCACCGAAAATGTGAATTGTGCATTGTGCGGATGACGCGACTGTGCATCGCGATTCTGGCTGGAAACCTGAACCATGGAAACCTGAAAGCAGCGAAAGGGcttaaattttattacaatATTACCAGAATTTCTGCAAGCGGCTTAAATTACGTGTCTGTAGAGTATAACGCAATcaattgaataattattttcatttaaaactaTCTGAAACTCAATTAAACCTTGCCTTAAcattgaaataattatttattgcccATTAATGCAATTGCTGCATCACATTAATGTGGTAGCTTAGTAAACTATTTCAGCCAGCTTTAAGCCAGTGGCCTAGTAGCGAAGTACTTGTACACAAATACCCATAAATCAATGAGTTGGGACATAATTTAGTGCCTGCTACATGAGATATGAAGCGACCCTCATCCACCTTGCGGCCCACAGGATAAGTTCAGCGAGTCAGCCCGTCCTGCGGCTATATCCTATATCCTGTATCCGCCTATCTGTACATCTGTACATCGGAACACCGGCTTAATCTCTGCCGGGAGCAGCGACATCGGCCGGTCGCTccattgatttgcatttgcacaACTCATTAGGGATTCACACTTGAAGCCCCCTCTCTCCCccctcccacacacacacacacgcacgcttaaataatttaatattcagAGTGTTTCGACATCGAAATTTGCACTTCGATGGCCTGCGCTGCGGGCGTTTGATAAGCGCCCTCCATGTGGGCCAACAACACTCACATTATCCAGCCCGATTCAGCCGGCAATTAATGCCACTCCAATTGCCTCATTTGCCTGTACCTCCAAATGGGGCAGCATATGGCGAAAGAATCGCCGGCTCATTAATAACCAAACCCAGGGACATGCATCACTCATACGTCACGTTGGTTAATCCCATCGGCAGCTGCAGAAGAACGATGTGTGATACAGTCAGTCCAAAGCCCGTCAATGGATGTGAAGCCGTCACCCACAGCCTGTGTTTGCGGTATCAATCACAATGCTAATCCCGATGTTTAGGCCAGATTATGAGGCGGCTTGAAAGGGTTGTCGGCTGCAAACAAACTCTTGACTGATGGGCGAGTTATTTAGAACTCAGAGCTAATTTTAATAGACTGCCTTGTATACAATTCATTTTCTGGCAATCTTAAAAATGCTTGATCAAGCTGGCCAGCTTAAAAAGTCATTAAGTATACGTAAATTTGGTTAACTGGATCAGGGCGCCAGCCAGCCCCTCACAAAAATATGGCCAAGAGATCCGTAGCGCCCATACCCAAAACCCACGAGCGCACCCCAGGTCCCAGGGGTCAGGACACCAAGGGCAACAACGAGCTCTTCCTGAAGGAGGTCTTCAACACCACCAACAAGTATCGGGCAATGCACGGCTGTCCAGCTGTGACCATCAATGCTGAGCTGAACAAGTTGGCTCAGGAATGGGCCAATGTAGGATGAGGCTGGTGAAAGAGTTGCCTAGTTTGTATAATAATTTGAACTTAATTTCCAGCATCTGCGGGATCAGAACACCATGGCGCACCGACCCAATCCCAAGTATGGCGAGAACATTTTCCTCTCTGGCGGCATGGATGTGACCGGGGATCTGCCGGTGGAAATGTGGTATCGGGAAATCAATAGCTACGACTTCAACAAGGCGCAATTCGTGCCCACCGCAGGACACTTTACTCAGCTCGTTTGGAAGTCCTCGACGGAAATGGGTTCGGGTGTGGCCCGAAAGTGAGTCTTATGCTCTATATATTCTATTCTAATCCCATTCTAATCCCATTCATATATGTTTTCCATTAGAGCGGACAGAACTTGGGTGGTTTGCAACTACAATCCTCCCGGCAATGTTGTGGGTTTGTTCAAGGACAATGTGCCGCCCAAGAAATAAGCATTGCATTACaatgattaaaatttaaagtataataaataagtaaactaGGTCTggtattttggttttatttagtATGGCTAGTGTTTCTAGTTTCCTCCGCATCCCAGTCCGATTTAAGTAGAAGGAGTTTTCTAGGTAGAACATTCTCCGTAAAGTGATCATTAACATTTCCAGGCGGGTCGTAATTGCACACAATCCAAATGCAGCGATGactatatacaaaattaagtTAGTCTCGGAGTTCTGTTAGTATGACTTTAGATTTTAAACCCACtcgcatgccacgcccactcccagGAACTCCGTCTGCCTCCAAACCAACTGCGTGAAATGCCCAGTGTACAAATTAAAGCCTGGCTTAAAGTAATCGTAGTTGTACTTTTCTTGGTACCACAGTTTTAGTATTTGCTCCACGGAGAAAGTGGATCTACGGACACACATTATATTCTCGCCATAAAGAGGAGCAGGTCGAGTTTCCAGTTTATTGTGATCAGCCAATTGCTGGGGGAATCaagtttaaatatattggGTTACACAGTTCTAAAGCTTTGTTATTGATAATTGAACCTACATCTGCCCATTGCTGTGCATAGAAAGAAAGTTTATCATCCATTTTCAGGGGTTTGGCGTTGTGCATCCTTCGGTACTTA
This genomic stretch from Drosophila teissieri strain GT53w chromosome 2L, Prin_Dtei_1.1, whole genome shotgun sequence harbors:
- the LOC122626299 gene encoding Golgi-associated plant pathogenesis-related protein 1; amino-acid sequence: MAKRSVAPIPKTHERTPGPRGQDTKGNNELFLKEVFNTTNKYRAMHGCPAVTINAELNKLAQEWANHLRDQNTMAHRPNPKYGENIFLSGGMDVTGDLPVEMWYREINSYDFNKAQFVPTAGHFTQLVWKSSTEMGSGVARKADRTWVVCNYNPPGNVVGLFKDNVPPKK
- the LOC122626290 gene encoding cell wall protein PRY3, whose amino-acid sequence is MENEKKDAQLPEKCPLQIIQHKDVTFIGCDSSNRDVEKCRSCLTPFCRKPFKIYHNSRNYLACEVQRSQSINSTRSLPVKFSLNTEKDNESHGKRCLQCAAPKCKTPFRGAIQSKKLKKHRNSIDKKFEEYKMPEIRTGPIKQAVLRETNKYRRMHNAKPLKMDDKLSFYAQQWADQLADHNKLETRPAPLYGENIMCVRRSTFSVEQILKLWYQEKYNYDYFKPGFNLYTGHFTQLVWRQTEFLGVGVACDHRCIWIVCNYDPPGNVNDHFTENVLPRKLLLLKSDWDAEETRNTSHTK